Proteins from a genomic interval of Salvelinus alpinus chromosome 7, SLU_Salpinus.1, whole genome shotgun sequence:
- the LOC139580695 gene encoding AP-4 complex accessory subunit Tepsin-like isoform X1 — translation MATFMERLSFLQKVPTLMKATVDDESPCPGYLFEEIGKISQESTGCGQFLLEYLLKRLEVESCHVKIKVLKIFVHLCGHGSPHFLTELRRNSTFIQQASVYSGPTDPIHGIALYQKVRATAQDIVRLLFTGTASPQSSKLAMPNMGIGSESAHGSRMQGFGYSPGKKITSSPFGIHFKCIQSNPCAVCLLYCFLFPAGGETLMDKIHKATEFVASAVLPPTELQGIRLHDNHYQAVVVPSGPVEVAVPAYAYTVPPHRPRVSQGCPEQVGGGWEEINSGHSSSHNSSQGNADHSQASGGGSSKSYGTGSQSEASRDSFGDQSERVEAMQLGDCGQEMALISRITEGSKVFLSRKESQHFIKECSTLNCEVVVELLSRRLQDPSQTVQMRALCAVACLMISDLLSLEQIFGATQRRLAHLSEESPGAVANKATKILRQFEALMGVPISGARRDAASIVLSSSSDQPPTLTCPALLLQTHPGDTMVLNHHRRREPELLPGGRTHPPPVPDLGWPQRGTSERLLNYNHDDEDRSATQDEEFVESQTGFRTGETQLTSDLKVKDPELHTERYPIRLKDPKIEQPCGGRLTLFSGMELVTRGKSVCPSALTERNGDMQPEAEKRDGTERLRVEMESISPTNTPLLCLDDNSDTTPTCNLTPTSSQSTSAFSFLNL, via the exons ATGGCAACATTCATGGAACGACTGTCTTTCCTTCAAAAA GTTCCCACTCTGATGAAAGCAACAGTAGATGATGAATCGCCTTGTCCTGGCTACCTATTTGAAGAAATCGGAA AAATCTCCCAGGAGTCCACTGGGTGTGGTCAGTTCCTGTTGGAGTACCTGTTGAAGAGGCTGGAGGTAGAATCCTGCCATGTCAAAATAAAG GTTCTGAAGATCTTCGTCCATCTCTGTGGCCACGGATCGCCTCACTTTCTGACAGAACTTAGACGGAACTCCACCTTCATCCAGCAGGCCTCAG TTTACAGTGGTCCCACTGATCCCATCCATGGCATTGCTCTGTATCAGAAAGTGAGGGCCACAGCACAG GACATAGTCAGGTTACTTTTCACAGGCACAGCCTCTCCCCAGAGCAGCAAACTAGCCATGCCCAACATGG GCATCGGGTCGGAGTCTGCCCATGGATCCAGAATGCAGGGGTTTGGATACAGCCCAGGGAAGAAGATAACAAGTAGCCCTTttggaatacatttcaaatgCATCCAGTCAAATCCATGTGCTGTCTGTCTCTTATATTGCTTTCTATTTCCGGCAGGTGGCGAGACCCTGATGGACAAGATCCATAAGGCTACTGAGTTTGTGGCCAGTGCGGTCCTGCCCCCAACAGAACTACAGGGTATCCGTCTCCATGACAACCACTACCAGGCGGTGGTGGTACCCTCAGGCCCTGTAGAGGTGGCAGTGCCAGCATATGCCTACACTGTGCCTCCTCACAGACCCAGAG TTTCCCAGGGGTGTCCAGAGCAGGTGGGAGGGGGCTGGGAGGAGATTAACAGTGGCCATAGCTCCTCCCACAACTCATCTCAGGGGAACGCAGACCACAGCCAGGCCTCAGGGGGTGGGAGCAGCAAGTCGTATGGCACCGGGAGCCAATCGGAAGCCAGTAGGGACAGCTTCGGGGACCAATCAGAACG GGTGGAGGCCATGCAGTTAGGGGACTGTGGCCAGGAGATGGCGCTAATCAGCAGAATAACTGAGGGCTCCAAGGTCTTCCTGTCCAGAAAGGAGAGCCAGCACTTCATCAAGGA GTGTTCCACTCTAAACTGTGAGGTGGTGGTGGAGCTGCTCTCTCGCAGACTGCAGGACCCATCACAGACTGTCCAGATG AGGGCTCTGTGTGCCGTGGCCTGTCTCATGATCTCTGATCTGCTGTCTCTGGAGCAAATCTTCGGGGCGACCCAGAGGAGGCTGGCCCATCTGAGTGAGGAATCCCCAGGGGCTGTAGCCAACAAGGCCACCAAG ATCCTTCGTCAATTTGAGGCTCTGATGGGTGTGCCAATCAGTGGTGCCAGACGTGATGCAGCCAGTATTGTTCTTTCATCCTCCTCGGACCAGCCCCCTACTCTCACATGTCCCGCACTTCTATTGCAAACACACCCAGGTGACACCATGGTCCTTAACCATCATAGAAGGAGAGAACCTGAGCTCTTACCTGGGGGGCGAACTCACCCCCCTCCCGTACCTGACCTGGGCTGGCCCCAAAGGGGTACATCTGAGAGGTTACTAAATTACAACCATGATGATGAGGATAGGTCTGCTACTCAGGATGAAGAGTTTGTGGAAAGTCAGACTGGGTTCAGGACTGGTGAGACCCAGCTCACCTCAGATCTTAAAGTTAAAGATCCAGAGCTCCATACAGAGAGGTACCCCATCCGACTCAAGGACCCCAAGATTGAGCAGCCCTGTGGGGGCAGACTCACTTTGTTCAGTGGCATGGAGCTGGTGACCAGAGGGAAGTCTGTGTGCCCATCAGCCCTTACAGAGAGGAATGGAGACATGCAGCCTGAGGCGGAAAAGAGAGACGGGACGGAACGTCTGAGAGTTGAAATGGAGAGCATTAGCCCTACAAACACACCGCTACTCTGCCTCGATGACAACAGTGATACAACGCCCACGTGCAACCTCACGCCCACCAGCAGCCAATCAACCTCAGCCTTTTCTTTCCTTAACCTCTGA
- the LOC139580695 gene encoding AP-4 complex accessory subunit Tepsin-like isoform X3, whose translation MPNMGIGSESAHGSRMQGFGYSPGKKITSSPFGIHFKCIQSNPCAVCLLYCFLFPAGGETLMDKIHKATEFVASAVLPPTELQGIRLHDNHYQAVVVPSGPVEVAVPAYAYTVPPHRPRVSQGCPEQVGGGWEEINSGHSSSHNSSQGNADHSQASGGGSSKSYGTGSQSEASRDSFGDQSERVEAMQLGDCGQEMALISRITEGSKVFLSRKESQHFIKECSTLNCEVVVELLSRRLQDPSQTVQMRALCAVACLMISDLLSLEQIFGATQRRLAHLSEESPGAVANKATKILRQFEALMGVPISGARRDAASIVLSSSSDQPPTLTCPALLLQTHPGDTMVLNHHRRREPELLPGGRTHPPPVPDLGWPQRGTSERLLNYNHDDEDRSATQDEEFVESQTGFRTGETQLTSDLKVKDPELHTERYPIRLKDPKIEQPCGGRLTLFSGMELVTRGKSVCPSALTERNGDMQPEAEKRDGTERLRVEMESISPTNTPLLCLDDNSDTTPTCNLTPTSSQSTSAFSFLNL comes from the exons ATGCCCAACATGG GCATCGGGTCGGAGTCTGCCCATGGATCCAGAATGCAGGGGTTTGGATACAGCCCAGGGAAGAAGATAACAAGTAGCCCTTttggaatacatttcaaatgCATCCAGTCAAATCCATGTGCTGTCTGTCTCTTATATTGCTTTCTATTTCCGGCAGGTGGCGAGACCCTGATGGACAAGATCCATAAGGCTACTGAGTTTGTGGCCAGTGCGGTCCTGCCCCCAACAGAACTACAGGGTATCCGTCTCCATGACAACCACTACCAGGCGGTGGTGGTACCCTCAGGCCCTGTAGAGGTGGCAGTGCCAGCATATGCCTACACTGTGCCTCCTCACAGACCCAGAG TTTCCCAGGGGTGTCCAGAGCAGGTGGGAGGGGGCTGGGAGGAGATTAACAGTGGCCATAGCTCCTCCCACAACTCATCTCAGGGGAACGCAGACCACAGCCAGGCCTCAGGGGGTGGGAGCAGCAAGTCGTATGGCACCGGGAGCCAATCGGAAGCCAGTAGGGACAGCTTCGGGGACCAATCAGAACG GGTGGAGGCCATGCAGTTAGGGGACTGTGGCCAGGAGATGGCGCTAATCAGCAGAATAACTGAGGGCTCCAAGGTCTTCCTGTCCAGAAAGGAGAGCCAGCACTTCATCAAGGA GTGTTCCACTCTAAACTGTGAGGTGGTGGTGGAGCTGCTCTCTCGCAGACTGCAGGACCCATCACAGACTGTCCAGATG AGGGCTCTGTGTGCCGTGGCCTGTCTCATGATCTCTGATCTGCTGTCTCTGGAGCAAATCTTCGGGGCGACCCAGAGGAGGCTGGCCCATCTGAGTGAGGAATCCCCAGGGGCTGTAGCCAACAAGGCCACCAAG ATCCTTCGTCAATTTGAGGCTCTGATGGGTGTGCCAATCAGTGGTGCCAGACGTGATGCAGCCAGTATTGTTCTTTCATCCTCCTCGGACCAGCCCCCTACTCTCACATGTCCCGCACTTCTATTGCAAACACACCCAGGTGACACCATGGTCCTTAACCATCATAGAAGGAGAGAACCTGAGCTCTTACCTGGGGGGCGAACTCACCCCCCTCCCGTACCTGACCTGGGCTGGCCCCAAAGGGGTACATCTGAGAGGTTACTAAATTACAACCATGATGATGAGGATAGGTCTGCTACTCAGGATGAAGAGTTTGTGGAAAGTCAGACTGGGTTCAGGACTGGTGAGACCCAGCTCACCTCAGATCTTAAAGTTAAAGATCCAGAGCTCCATACAGAGAGGTACCCCATCCGACTCAAGGACCCCAAGATTGAGCAGCCCTGTGGGGGCAGACTCACTTTGTTCAGTGGCATGGAGCTGGTGACCAGAGGGAAGTCTGTGTGCCCATCAGCCCTTACAGAGAGGAATGGAGACATGCAGCCTGAGGCGGAAAAGAGAGACGGGACGGAACGTCTGAGAGTTGAAATGGAGAGCATTAGCCCTACAAACACACCGCTACTCTGCCTCGATGACAACAGTGATACAACGCCCACGTGCAACCTCACGCCCACCAGCAGCCAATCAACCTCAGCCTTTTCTTTCCTTAACCTCTGA
- the LOC139580695 gene encoding AP-4 complex accessory subunit Tepsin-like isoform X2, translated as MATFMERLSFLQKVPTLMKATVDDESPCPGYLFEEIGKISQESTGCGQFLLEYLLKRLEVESCHVKIKVLKIFVHLCGHGSPHFLTELRRNSTFIQQASVYSGPTDPIHGIALYQKVRATAQDIVRLLFTGTASPQSSKLAMPNMGIGSESAHGSRMQGFGYSPGKKITSGETLMDKIHKATEFVASAVLPPTELQGIRLHDNHYQAVVVPSGPVEVAVPAYAYTVPPHRPRVSQGCPEQVGGGWEEINSGHSSSHNSSQGNADHSQASGGGSSKSYGTGSQSEASRDSFGDQSERVEAMQLGDCGQEMALISRITEGSKVFLSRKESQHFIKECSTLNCEVVVELLSRRLQDPSQTVQMRALCAVACLMISDLLSLEQIFGATQRRLAHLSEESPGAVANKATKILRQFEALMGVPISGARRDAASIVLSSSSDQPPTLTCPALLLQTHPGDTMVLNHHRRREPELLPGGRTHPPPVPDLGWPQRGTSERLLNYNHDDEDRSATQDEEFVESQTGFRTGETQLTSDLKVKDPELHTERYPIRLKDPKIEQPCGGRLTLFSGMELVTRGKSVCPSALTERNGDMQPEAEKRDGTERLRVEMESISPTNTPLLCLDDNSDTTPTCNLTPTSSQSTSAFSFLNL; from the exons ATGGCAACATTCATGGAACGACTGTCTTTCCTTCAAAAA GTTCCCACTCTGATGAAAGCAACAGTAGATGATGAATCGCCTTGTCCTGGCTACCTATTTGAAGAAATCGGAA AAATCTCCCAGGAGTCCACTGGGTGTGGTCAGTTCCTGTTGGAGTACCTGTTGAAGAGGCTGGAGGTAGAATCCTGCCATGTCAAAATAAAG GTTCTGAAGATCTTCGTCCATCTCTGTGGCCACGGATCGCCTCACTTTCTGACAGAACTTAGACGGAACTCCACCTTCATCCAGCAGGCCTCAG TTTACAGTGGTCCCACTGATCCCATCCATGGCATTGCTCTGTATCAGAAAGTGAGGGCCACAGCACAG GACATAGTCAGGTTACTTTTCACAGGCACAGCCTCTCCCCAGAGCAGCAAACTAGCCATGCCCAACATGG GCATCGGGTCGGAGTCTGCCCATGGATCCAGAATGCAGGGGTTTGGATACAGCCCAGGGAAGAAGATAACAA GTGGCGAGACCCTGATGGACAAGATCCATAAGGCTACTGAGTTTGTGGCCAGTGCGGTCCTGCCCCCAACAGAACTACAGGGTATCCGTCTCCATGACAACCACTACCAGGCGGTGGTGGTACCCTCAGGCCCTGTAGAGGTGGCAGTGCCAGCATATGCCTACACTGTGCCTCCTCACAGACCCAGAG TTTCCCAGGGGTGTCCAGAGCAGGTGGGAGGGGGCTGGGAGGAGATTAACAGTGGCCATAGCTCCTCCCACAACTCATCTCAGGGGAACGCAGACCACAGCCAGGCCTCAGGGGGTGGGAGCAGCAAGTCGTATGGCACCGGGAGCCAATCGGAAGCCAGTAGGGACAGCTTCGGGGACCAATCAGAACG GGTGGAGGCCATGCAGTTAGGGGACTGTGGCCAGGAGATGGCGCTAATCAGCAGAATAACTGAGGGCTCCAAGGTCTTCCTGTCCAGAAAGGAGAGCCAGCACTTCATCAAGGA GTGTTCCACTCTAAACTGTGAGGTGGTGGTGGAGCTGCTCTCTCGCAGACTGCAGGACCCATCACAGACTGTCCAGATG AGGGCTCTGTGTGCCGTGGCCTGTCTCATGATCTCTGATCTGCTGTCTCTGGAGCAAATCTTCGGGGCGACCCAGAGGAGGCTGGCCCATCTGAGTGAGGAATCCCCAGGGGCTGTAGCCAACAAGGCCACCAAG ATCCTTCGTCAATTTGAGGCTCTGATGGGTGTGCCAATCAGTGGTGCCAGACGTGATGCAGCCAGTATTGTTCTTTCATCCTCCTCGGACCAGCCCCCTACTCTCACATGTCCCGCACTTCTATTGCAAACACACCCAGGTGACACCATGGTCCTTAACCATCATAGAAGGAGAGAACCTGAGCTCTTACCTGGGGGGCGAACTCACCCCCCTCCCGTACCTGACCTGGGCTGGCCCCAAAGGGGTACATCTGAGAGGTTACTAAATTACAACCATGATGATGAGGATAGGTCTGCTACTCAGGATGAAGAGTTTGTGGAAAGTCAGACTGGGTTCAGGACTGGTGAGACCCAGCTCACCTCAGATCTTAAAGTTAAAGATCCAGAGCTCCATACAGAGAGGTACCCCATCCGACTCAAGGACCCCAAGATTGAGCAGCCCTGTGGGGGCAGACTCACTTTGTTCAGTGGCATGGAGCTGGTGACCAGAGGGAAGTCTGTGTGCCCATCAGCCCTTACAGAGAGGAATGGAGACATGCAGCCTGAGGCGGAAAAGAGAGACGGGACGGAACGTCTGAGAGTTGAAATGGAGAGCATTAGCCCTACAAACACACCGCTACTCTGCCTCGATGACAACAGTGATACAACGCCCACGTGCAACCTCACGCCCACCAGCAGCCAATCAACCTCAGCCTTTTCTTTCCTTAACCTCTGA